The following proteins are co-located in the Oceanimonas sp. GK1 genome:
- a CDS encoding DUF6506 family protein: MSLSRYGFIVKAPVLELFKHHGRIKSEGFDLAVSGVSTLEEAIMAAQEMLTRRIELIELCGGFTAEEEAAIRAAINDHVPLGRAVHRPEDQDRIQWA, encoded by the coding sequence ATGAGCCTGAGTCGTTACGGATTTATTGTAAAAGCCCCGGTTCTGGAGCTGTTCAAACACCATGGCCGCATCAAGAGCGAAGGCTTTGATCTGGCGGTGTCCGGCGTCAGCACCCTGGAGGAAGCCATCATGGCCGCCCAGGAAATGCTCACCCGCCGCATTGAGCTGATTGAACTGTGCGGCGGTTTTACCGCCGAGGAAGAAGCGGCGATCCGCGCCGCGATCAACGATCATGTGCCCTTGGGCCGGGCGGTGCATCGCCCGGAGGATCAGGACAGGATTCAGTGGGCCTGA
- a CDS encoding universal stress protein, translated as MLPQVNRILYCTDLSKNASYAFQYAVYLARQTGADIHILKVVEQLSGDEKLTLQSYILNQSSREEFLHQRLNHAKSLLQERLDYFWNEIAPEEKALRSKIVGCEVVEGYPEQTILKRSKELQCDLIIMGAHEKGWFHTLLGSVAKNVLRESRIPTLIVPRPAKKTV; from the coding sequence ATGCTGCCGCAAGTCAACCGGATCCTGTACTGTACCGATCTGTCCAAGAACGCCTCCTATGCCTTTCAGTATGCCGTTTACCTGGCCAGGCAGACCGGGGCCGACATTCACATTCTCAAGGTGGTGGAGCAGCTGTCCGGCGACGAAAAGCTCACCCTGCAGTCCTACATTCTCAATCAGAGCAGCCGGGAAGAGTTTCTGCACCAGCGCCTCAATCATGCCAAAAGCCTGCTGCAGGAGCGGCTGGATTACTTCTGGAACGAGATAGCCCCCGAAGAGAAAGCCCTGCGCAGCAAAATCGTCGGGTGCGAGGTGGTGGAAGGCTACCCGGAGCAGACCATACTGAAACGCTCCAAAGAGCTGCAGTGTGACCTCATTATCATGGGCGCCCACGAAAAGGGCTGGTTTCATACCCTGCTGGGCAGCGTGGCCAAGAACGTGCTGCGGGAGTCACGCATTCCCACCCTGATCGTGCCCCGCCCGGCAAAGAAAACGGTCTGA
- a CDS encoding bifunctional enoyl-CoA hydratase/phosphate acetyltransferase, translating into MLNTNPKECPAHLLAQARQYAAVATVVINPVNQVSLLSARMAQQEGLITPILVGNEARIRHEAEALGWDLAGVRLVDAADEAGAAQAGVALVSRGEADAIMKGHVHTDVLLRAVLNRGAGLRTDSRLSHVFHMTVPGSCRALCITDAVINVQPTVLDKLHIARNAIELLHALGCDEPRVALLSGTEEVSKAMPSSQDAAELVKLAAMGALPGAVVEGPLAFDNAVSREAAEIKGISGKVPGNADILLVPNLESGNFLFKQMVYFMGATAAGLVLGARVPIILTSRADPPEARLASCALASIVHHSRQTAAAPARASA; encoded by the coding sequence ATGCTCAATACCAATCCGAAGGAATGCCCCGCCCACCTGCTGGCGCAGGCCCGGCAATATGCGGCCGTGGCAACCGTGGTGATCAATCCGGTAAACCAGGTGTCGCTGCTCAGCGCGCGCATGGCACAACAGGAAGGGCTGATCACGCCGATTCTGGTGGGCAATGAAGCCCGTATTCGTCATGAAGCCGAGGCGCTGGGCTGGGATCTGGCCGGCGTGCGGCTGGTGGATGCCGCCGACGAGGCCGGCGCCGCCCAGGCGGGCGTGGCCCTGGTCAGCCGGGGCGAGGCCGACGCCATCATGAAGGGCCATGTGCATACCGATGTGCTGTTGCGGGCGGTGCTCAACCGCGGCGCCGGGCTGCGCACCGACAGCCGCCTGAGCCATGTGTTTCACATGACGGTGCCGGGCAGCTGCCGGGCACTGTGCATTACCGATGCGGTGATCAATGTGCAGCCGACGGTGCTCGACAAGCTGCATATTGCCCGCAACGCCATCGAGCTGCTGCACGCCCTAGGCTGTGACGAGCCCAGGGTGGCGCTGCTGTCGGGCACCGAGGAGGTGAGCAAGGCCATGCCCTCGAGCCAGGACGCCGCCGAGCTGGTTAAGCTGGCGGCCATGGGCGCCCTGCCCGGGGCCGTGGTGGAAGGGCCGCTGGCGTTCGACAATGCGGTGTCCCGGGAAGCCGCCGAGATCAAGGGCATTTCCGGCAAGGTGCCCGGTAACGCCGATATTTTGCTGGTGCCCAACCTGGAGTCGGGCAACTTTCTGTTCAAGCAGATGGTGTACTTTATGGGCGCCACCGCCGCCGGCCTGGTGTTGGGCGCCCGGGTGCCGATCATCCTCACTTCCCGGGCCGATCCGCCCGAGGCAAGGCTGGCGTCCTGTGCCCTGGCCAGTATTGTGCATCACAGCCGGCAGACCGCGGCGGCCCCCGCCCGTGCCAGCGCCTGA